Proteins encoded by one window of Bactrocera oleae isolate idBacOlea1 chromosome 4, idBacOlea1, whole genome shotgun sequence:
- the LOC138857134 gene encoding uncharacterized protein produces the protein MSSKPRKQTGSFVNDPSAINLIQLSPRTELFQNERSPYTMASHSSKTNFIGDTVMHEGPRAVAVSETGEKHSIHLEEDNMQANLNPFTVASQCSQVFSVSKNTASSTKISGFGNDCSRLITTKRSKGSRRHSNQKTRPIFTPRNIDKIPTRFFNDDAKTKSVSPHVNAQTQTEVNTSCSALTPRAYHPPLVVPPLQIPRRYVPRETVGDMLDSSRRQPLRVLPLPREKKSFKNYSELRSIASALTLITVVSWLFSIFFELEGMFDMLGGILRFLTNWYNKDEPPMTKVEMFVQFARNLW, from the exons ATGTCCTCTAAGCCGAG AAAACAAACCGGCAGTTTTGTCAATGATCCATCTGCCATTAATCTCATACAGCTCAGTCCGCGTACCGAGTTGTTTCAAAATGAACGAAGCCCTTATACCATGGCGAGTCATAGTTCTAAGACAAACTTCATCGGTGACAC CGTTATGCATGAAGGGCCGCGTGCGGTTGCGGTTAGTGAAACAGGCGAGAAACATTCTATCCACCTGGAAGAGGATAATATGCAGGCGAACTTGAATCCATTCACCGTAGCTTCTCAATGTTCTCAGGTCTTTTCAGTGTCAAAAAATACTGCTTCATCAACGAAAATTTCTGGTTTTGGAAATGATTGTTCCAGACTTATCACTACCAAGCGTTCGAAA GGCTCACGTCGCCATTCCAACCAGAAGACACGACCGATTTTTACACCGCGCAATATAGACAAAATTCCTACACGCTTCTTCAATGACGATGCCAAAACCAAATCGGTGTCACCTCATGTGAATGCGCAAACTCAAACAGAGGTCAACACTAGTTGTTCCGCTTTAACGCCACGTGCATATCATCCACCGCTAGTGGTACCGCCGCTGCAGATTCCTCGTCGTTATGTGCCCCGGGAAACAGTCGGTGACATGCTTGACAGCTCTCGAAGACAACCGCTCAGGGTGTTGCCGTTGCCGCGTGAAAAGaagtcatttaaaaattattcag AATTGCGGAGCATTGCGTCTGCCCTAACTTTGATAACCGTTGTTTCTTGGCTCTTTTCGATATTCTTTGAACTGGAGGGCATGTTCGATATGTTGGGCGGCATTTTACGTTTCCTAACTAATTGGTATAACAAGGATGAACCGCCTATGACGAAGGTAGAGATGTTTGTGCAATTTGCGCGAAATTTGTGGTAG